The Caretta caretta isolate rCarCar2 chromosome 5, rCarCar1.hap1, whole genome shotgun sequence genome contains a region encoding:
- the LOC142072173 gene encoding iron-sulfur cluster assembly 1 homolog, mitochondrial has product MASSVVRATVRAVSKRKIQATRAALTLTPSAVHKIKQLLKDKPEHVGVKVGVRTRGCNGLSYTLEYTKTKGNSDEEVVQDGVRVFIEKKAQLTLLGTEMDYVEDKLSSEFVFNNPNIKGTCGCGESFNI; this is encoded by the exons ATGGCCTCCTCGGTGGTCCGCGCCACGGTCCGGGCCGTGAGCAAGAGGAAGATACAGGCCACCCGGGCCGCCCTTACTCTG ACTCCGTCAGCTGTACATAAGATCAAACAGCTTCTTAAAGATAAACCTGAGCAT GTAGGTGTGAAAGTTGGAGTCCGTACAAGGGGGTGTAATGGACTTTCGTACACGTTAGAATATACAAAAACAAAAGGCAACTCCGATGAAGAAGTAGTTCAAGATG GAGTCAGAGTGTTTATTGAAAAGAAAGCACAGCTGACACTTCTAGGAACTGAAATGGACTATGTGGAAGACAAACTATCCAGTGAATTTGTCTTCAATAACCCAAACATCAAAGGcacttgtggctgtggagaaagctttaACATCTGA